A DNA window from Trichomycterus rosablanca isolate fTriRos1 chromosome 9, fTriRos1.hap1, whole genome shotgun sequence contains the following coding sequences:
- the fut8b gene encoding alpha-(1,6)-fucosyltransferase, with amino-acid sequence MRMLWSASWRWVALVLLAWATLLFFMGGHLVRESQHTHETTHTRRELANILTKLERLRNQNQELRRMAQALRTPEEHSVSAGRLRSLENQLIRAQQEIHSCQRALGDAGPGGVQEEYRRRVERGVREFWFFLSSELQKLRHDEPAALQKHTDTLLHDLGQQQRSILTDLHYLSRADGVGDWREKEAKDLTTLVQNRISYLQNPADCSRARKLVCNINKGCGYGCQLHHVVYCFMIAYGTERTLILESHSWRYANNGWETVFRPLSDTCTDRTGTSTGHWTGEEHDGDVQVVELPIVDSLHPRPPYLPLAIPEDLAPRLQRLHGDPSVWWVSQFVRYLVRPQPWLEKEMQEAAVKLGFEHPIIGVHVRRTDKVGTEAAFHPIEEYMVHVEEQFQLMSQRKQVDKKRVYLATDDPSLLQEAKSKYPGYEFISDNAVSRSAGIHNRYTENSLKGVILDVHFLSQTDYLVCTFSSQVCRVAYEIMQTLHPDASSYFYSLDDIYYFGGQNAHNQIAIYPHQARTPDDVPLEPGDVIGVAGNHWDGYSKGLNRRLGHTGLYPSYKVKEKIETVKYPTYPEADKLLNS; translated from the exons ATGCGCATGTTGTGGTCGGCGTCCTGGCGCTGGGTGGCGCTGGTGCTCCTGGCATGGGCGACTCTGCTCTTCTTCATGGGCGGGCACCTGGTGAGAGAGAGCCAGCACACGCACGAAACCACGCACACGCGCCGAGAACTGGCCAACATCCTGACCAAACTGGAACGGCTGAGGAACCAGAACCAGGAGCTGAGACGCATGGCACAGGCACTGCG gactcCTGAAGAACACTCGGTCTCTGCAGGTCGTTTACGTTCTTTAGAGAATCAGTTGATCAGAGCTCAGCAGGAGATTCACTCGTGCCAGAGAGCGCTCGGAGACG CAGGTCCAGGTGGGGTGCAGGAGGAGTACAGGAGGAGGGTGGAGCGAGGGGTTCGAGAGTTTTGGTTCTTCCTCAGCAGCGAGTTACAAAAGCTGAGACACGACGAACCAGCAGCTCTACAGAAACATACAGATACACTCCTGCATGACCTGGGTCAACAACAGAG GTCCATCCTGACAGACCTGCACTACCTGAGTCGTGCTGATGGAGTCGGTGACTGGAGAGAGAAGGAGGCGAAAGATCTGACCACACTGGTACAGAACAGGATCTCCTACCTGCAG aACCCCGCGGACTGCAGCAGGGCGAGGAAGCTGGTGTGTAACATTAATAAGGGCTGCGGGTACGGATGCCAGCTGCACCACGTGGTTTACTGCTTCATGATCGCGTACGGTACGGAACGAACCCTGATCCTCGAGTCCCACAGCTGGCGCTACGCTAACAACGGCTGGGAGACGGTGTTCAGACCGCTGAGTGACACCTGCACTGACCGCACCGGAACCTCCACCGGGCACTGGACGG gTGAGGAGCATGATGGCGACGTCCAGGTGGTGGAGCTGCCCATCGTGGACAGTCTGCACCCCCGACCCCCCTACCTGCCCCTGGCAATTCCCGAGGATCTGGCGCCCCGACTTCAGAGGCTGCACGGCGATCCCTCCGTCTGGTGGGTGTCCCAGTTTGTCAGGTACCTCGTGCGTCCTCAGCCATGGCTGGAGAAGGAAATGCAGGAGGCCGCCGtcaagctgggattcgaacaccCGATCATCGG gGTTCACGTGAGGCGGACGGATAAGGTGGGCACGGAGGCGGCGTTTCACCCCATAGAGGAGTACATGGTGCACGTGGAGGAGCAGTTCCAGCTCATGTCCCAGCGCAAGCAGGTGGATAAGAAGAGAGTATATCTGGCAACCGACGACCCCTCTCTGTTACAAGAGGCCAAGAGCAA GTACCCCGGGTACGAGTTCATCAGTGATAACGCCGTCTCACGGTCAGCAGGAATCCACAACCGCTACACGGAGAACTCGCTGAAGGGCGTCATACTGGACGTCCACTTCCTGTCCCAGACCGACTATCTAGTCTGCACCTTCTcctcacag GTGTGCCGAGTGGCCTACGAGATCATGCAGACTCTCCACCCAGACGCTTCCTCGTACTTCTACTCCCTGGACGATATTTACTACTTTGGAGGACAGAACGCACACAACCAGATCGCCATCTACCCCCACCAGGCTCGCACGCCGGACGACGTTCCCCTGGAACCCGGGGACGTCATCGGTGTGGCCGGGAACCACTGGGACGGCTACTCCAAAGGACTGAACCGCAGGCTGGGCCACACCGGCCTCTACCCGTCCTACAAGGTCAAGGAGAAAATCGAGACGGTGAAATATCCCACATACCCCGAGGCAGACAAACTGCTGAACTCATAA